Proteins from a genomic interval of Helicobacter pylori Shi112:
- the hofA gene encoding outer membrane beta-barrel protein HofA has translation MLNQKVWLGLLALHGVFLNAFEYQISARVGSFSRIAFNQSVINSKKGIYPTGSYVTTTGALQVDSSLLPKGIENHKLGFGVGGEIGSLAYDSTKFLIDEADPKAGFQPANWYYMGRWEGYLMQHSQNWTREQKAQNARPYVLYNLYLDYQYKDIFGIKLGRYPSKALFLSGFNQGFELFYRWKKFRIEWFSTFGRALANEQSIRDFYAPVNYKQKTNYGMHNLNLIYENKYIRVAPFIWFYPKNFNAPGFEITHDTKSYWKSDWRIQTTFYAWFPLYSDYLSKDYYRASLIGKKSASLFVFQRVHFRSYRFGWSVYKNFGNGSAQLGWNGSPVDPFYDTKDDTPYEDAYSNFYNANSITINAFIGKSIKNLLVQLYGKLTYSPRADSQSLGVTFKYNLKKHIYLMLMFNGYQITMHKGYKVGFFTSGYNPDFAQTIQDRSYFMSSMSYRF, from the coding sequence GTGCTTAATCAAAAAGTTTGGCTAGGGCTTTTAGCTTTGCATGGGGTTTTTCTCAACGCTTTTGAGTACCAAATCAGCGCGAGAGTGGGATCATTTTCGCGCATCGCTTTCAACCAGTCGGTTATCAATTCAAAAAAAGGGATTTATCCTACAGGGAGTTATGTAACCACTACTGGGGCTTTACAAGTTGATTCTAGTTTGCTCCCTAAAGGGATTGAAAACCACAAACTGGGTTTTGGGGTGGGGGGCGAAATCGGATCGTTAGCTTATGATTCCACGAAGTTTTTGATTGATGAAGCCGACCCTAAGGCAGGGTTTCAGCCGGCGAACTGGTATTACATGGGGCGATGGGAGGGCTATTTGATGCAACACAGCCAAAATTGGACCAGAGAGCAAAAGGCGCAAAACGCTAGGCCTTATGTGCTATATAATTTGTATTTAGATTATCAATATAAGGATATCTTTGGGATTAAATTAGGGCGTTACCCCTCTAAAGCTTTGTTTTTGAGCGGGTTTAATCAAGGGTTTGAGCTTTTTTACCGGTGGAAAAAGTTTAGGATAGAGTGGTTTAGCACCTTTGGAAGGGCTTTAGCTAATGAGCAATCCATCAGAGATTTTTACGCTCCTGTCAATTACAAGCAAAAAACCAACTACGGCATGCACAATTTAAACCTCATTTACGAAAATAAATACATTAGGGTTGCGCCTTTTATTTGGTTTTACCCTAAGAATTTTAACGCTCCTGGATTTGAAATCACCCATGATACAAAGTCTTATTGGAAATCTGATTGGCGCATCCAAACGACTTTTTACGCATGGTTCCCCCTTTATAGCGATTATTTGTCTAAAGATTATTACAGAGCTTCGTTAATAGGGAAAAAAAGCGCGAGTTTGTTTGTGTTTCAAAGGGTGCATTTTCGATCTTATCGTTTTGGCTGGAGCGTGTATAAGAATTTTGGGAACGGGAGCGCTCAATTAGGCTGGAACGGCTCACCAGTGGATCCTTTTTATGACACTAAAGATGACACCCCTTATGAAGACGCTTATTCCAATTTTTACAACGCTAATTCCATAACCATTAACGCTTTTATAGGGAAGAGTATTAAGAATCTTTTGGTGCAATTGTATGGGAAATTGACCTATTCCCCAAGGGCTGATTCGCAAAGCTTAGGGGTTACTTTTAAATATAACCTTAAAAAACATATCTATTTAATGCTAATGTTTAATGGCTATCAAATCACGATGCATAAGGGTTATAAGGTAGGGTTTTTTACAAGCGGTTATAACCCTGACTTCGCTCAAACCATTCAAGATAGAAGCTATTTTATGAGCTCTATGAGCTATCGTTTTTAA
- the dapE gene encoding succinyl-diaminopimelate desuccinylase: protein MDALEITQKLISYPTITPKECGIFEYIKSLFPTFKALECGENGVKNLFLYRIFNPPKEHTEEKHAKEKHAKKEHAKESVKPLHFCFAGHIDVVPPGNHWQSDPFKPIIKEGFLYGRGAQDMKGGVGAFLSASLNFNPKTPFMLSVLLTSDEEGPGIFGTRLMLEKLKEKDLLPHMAVVAEPTCEKILGDSIKIGRRGSINGKLILKGTQGHVAYPQKCQNPIDALASVLPLISGVHLDDGDEYFDPSKLVITNLHAGLGANNVTPASVEIIFNARHSLKTTKESLKEYLEKVLKSVPHALELESSSSPFITASHSKLASVLKENILKTCHTTPLLNTKGGTSDARFFSAHGIEVVEFGVINDRIHAIDERVSLKELELLEKVFLGVLENLSEK, encoded by the coding sequence ATGGACGCTTTAGAAATCACCCAAAAGCTCATCAGTTACCCCACCATCACGCCCAAAGAATGCGGTATTTTTGAATACATTAAATCGCTTTTTCCTACTTTTAAAGCTCTAGAGTGTGGAGAAAATGGCGTGAAAAACCTTTTTTTATACCGCATTTTTAACCCCCCAAAAGAGCATACAGAAGAAAAGCATGCAAAAGAAAAGCATGCAAAAAAAGAGCATGCAAAAGAAAGTGTTAAACCCTTGCACTTTTGCTTTGCAGGGCATATTGATGTCGTGCCTCCTGGAAATCATTGGCAAAGCGATCCCTTTAAACCTATTATTAAAGAGGGGTTTTTATACGGCCGTGGGGCGCAAGACATGAAAGGAGGCGTGGGGGCGTTTTTGAGCGCGAGTTTAAATTTTAACCCTAAAACCCCTTTCATGCTTTCTGTTTTACTCACAAGCGATGAAGAAGGGCCAGGGATTTTTGGCACTAGGCTTATGTTAGAAAAACTCAAAGAAAAAGATTTGCTCCCTCACATGGCGGTTGTGGCTGAACCCACTTGCGAAAAAATCCTAGGCGATAGCATCAAAATTGGCCGAAGAGGCTCTATTAATGGCAAACTCATTTTAAAAGGCACTCAAGGGCATGTAGCTTACCCGCAAAAATGCCAAAACCCCATTGATGCGCTCGCTTCTGTTTTGCCCTTGATTTCAGGAGTCCATTTAGACGATGGCGATGAATATTTTGATCCTTCAAAATTGGTTATCACCAACTTGCATGCAGGGTTAGGAGCGAATAATGTAACGCCCGCAAGCGTAGAAATCATCTTTAATGCGCGCCATTCTTTAAAAACCACCAAAGAGAGTTTGAAAGAATATTTAGAAAAGGTTTTAAAAAGCGTGCCTCACGCTTTAGAATTAGAATCAAGCAGTTCGCCTTTCATCACGGCTTCTCATTCAAAGCTTGCCAGCGTTTTAAAAGAAAATATTCTAAAGACATGCCATACCACCCCCCTTTTAAACACCAAAGGCGGCACGAGCGATGCGCGGTTTTTTAGCGCTCATGGCATAGAAGTGGTGGAATTTGGCGTTATTAATGACAGAATCCATGCCATTGATGAAAGGGTGAGCTTGAAAGAATTAGAGCTTTTAGAAAAAGTGTTTTTGGGGGTTTTAGAGAATTTGAGCGAGAAATAG
- a CDS encoding Mrp/NBP35 family ATP-binding protein, with translation MVQFQNTLIKFHALPFFKNSNLIYNAKLNKTCYKENSNTIILRIKMLTQEDVLNALKTIIYPNFEKDIVSFGFVKNIALHDNQLGLLIEIPSSSEETSAILREDISKAMQKIGVKALNLDIKTPPKPQAPKPTTKNLAKNIKHVVMISSGKGGVGKSTTSVNLSIALANLNQKVGLLDADVYGPNIPRMMGLQNADVIMDPSGKKLIPLKAFGVSVMSMGLLYDEGQSLIWRGPMLMRAIEQMLSDIIWGDLDVLVVDMPPGTGDAQLTLAQAVPLSAGITVTTPQIVSLDDAKRSLDMFKKLHIPIAGIVENMGSFVCEHCKKESEIFGSNSMNELLEAYHTQILAKLPLEPKVRLGGDRGEPIVISHPNSVSAKIFEKMAQDLSAFLERVEKEKLADNKDIQPTQTHACSH, from the coding sequence ATGGTGCAATTTCAAAACACGCTTATAAAGTTTCATGCCTTACCCTTTTTTAAAAACTCAAACTTAATTTATAATGCAAAATTAAACAAAACATGCTATAAAGAAAATTCAAATACTATCATTTTAAGGATTAAAATGCTCACCCAAGAAGATGTTTTAAACGCGTTAAAAACGATTATTTACCCTAATTTTGAAAAGGATATTGTCAGCTTTGGTTTTGTCAAAAACATCGCTTTGCATGACAACCAATTAGGGCTTTTAATAGAAATCCCCTCAAGCTCTGAAGAAACGAGCGCGATTTTAAGGGAAGATATCTCCAAAGCGATGCAAAAAATAGGCGTGAAAGCTTTGAATTTGGATATTAAAACCCCGCCTAAACCGCAAGCCCCAAAGCCCACCACTAAAAATTTGGCTAAAAATATCAAGCATGTAGTGATGATAAGCTCCGGTAAGGGCGGTGTGGGTAAAAGCACCACCAGCGTGAATTTAAGCATCGCTCTAGCGAATTTAAACCAAAAAGTGGGGTTACTAGACGCTGATGTGTATGGCCCTAATATCCCTAGAATGATGGGCTTACAAAACGCTGATGTGATCATGGATCCTAGCGGTAAAAAACTCATTCCTTTAAAAGCTTTTGGCGTTTCTGTGATGAGCATGGGGCTTTTGTATGATGAGGGGCAGAGTCTCATTTGGAGAGGGCCCATGCTCATGCGAGCGATTGAGCAGATGCTAAGCGATATTATTTGGGGGGATTTAGATGTTTTGGTGGTGGATATGCCCCCAGGAACAGGCGATGCGCAACTCACGCTAGCCCAAGCTGTGCCTTTGAGTGCAGGAATTACTGTTACTACGCCTCAAATCGTGAGTTTGGATGACGCTAAACGGAGTTTGGACATGTTTAAGAAACTACACATTCCTATTGCCGGCATTGTAGAAAATATGGGGAGTTTTGTGTGCGAGCATTGCAAGAAAGAGAGTGAGATTTTTGGCTCAAATTCCATGAATGAGTTGCTAGAAGCTTACCACACGCAGATTTTAGCCAAGCTCCCTTTAGAGCCTAAAGTGCGTTTAGGGGGGGATAGGGGCGAACCGATTGTGATCTCTCACCCTAATAGCGTGAGCGCTAAGATTTTTGAAAAAATGGCGCAAGATTTGAGCGCTTTTTTAGAGAGAGTAGAAAAGGAAAAACTAGCCGATAACAAGGACATCCAACCCACACAAACCCATGCTTGCTCGCATTAA
- the hcpA gene encoding Sel1-like repeat protein HcpA: protein MLGSVKKTLFGVLCLGALCLRGLMAEPDAKELVNLGIESAKKQDFTQAKTHFEKACELKDGFGCVFLGAFYEEGKGVGKDLKKAVQFYTKGCELNDGYGCRLLGNLYYNGQGVPKDAKKASQYYSKSCELNHAEGCMVLGSLYHHGVGTPKDSRKALDLYEKACDLKDSPGCINAGYIYGIAKNFKEAIVRYSKACELNDGRGCYNLGVMQYNGQGTAKDEKQAVENFKKGCKSGVKEACDALKELKIELWF from the coding sequence ATGCTAGGAAGTGTTAAAAAAACCCTTTTTGGGGTCTTGTGTTTGGGCGCGTTGTGTTTGAGAGGGTTAATGGCAGAGCCAGACGCTAAAGAGCTTGTTAATTTAGGCATAGAGAGCGCAAAGAAGCAAGATTTCACTCAAGCTAAAACGCATTTTGAAAAAGCTTGTGAGTTAAAAGATGGCTTTGGGTGTGTTTTTTTAGGGGCGTTCTATGAAGAAGGGAAAGGAGTGGGAAAAGACTTGAAAAAAGCCGTTCAATTTTACACTAAAGGTTGTGAATTGAATGATGGTTATGGGTGCCGTCTGTTAGGCAATTTATACTATAACGGACAAGGCGTGCCTAAAGACGCCAAAAAAGCCTCACAATATTACTCTAAATCTTGCGAATTAAACCATGCTGAAGGGTGTATGGTATTAGGAAGCTTATACCATCATGGCGTAGGCACGCCTAAGGATTCAAGAAAGGCTCTTGATTTGTATGAAAAAGCTTGCGATTTAAAAGATAGCCCAGGGTGTATTAACGCAGGATACATATATGGTATAGCAAAGAATTTTAAGGAGGCTATCGTTCGTTATTCTAAAGCTTGCGAGTTGAATGATGGTAGGGGGTGTTATAATTTAGGGGTTATGCAATATAATGGACAAGGCACAGCAAAGGACGAAAAGCAAGCGGTAGAAAACTTTAAAAAAGGTTGCAAATCAGGCGTTAAAGAAGCATGCGACGCTCTCAAGGAATTAAAAATAGAACTTTGGTTTTAA
- a CDS encoding glycosyltransferase family 8 protein encodes MAKLEETIAPFSAFSSIEFLDITDEELEPRHNYYKLDPLIAGGIKKLYLKLNSFSQKRFSKMIMCRFFFASLFPQYEKMIMFDVDTLFVGDISESFFIPLDDHYFGAVREKDLIAMNRNSAKDLYELRQMHAKTIGVADAFPNLKEAQILFDNYFNAGFLALNLKSWRKENLENQLIGFFLLKNEKLLFNDQDTLCFVCRGRILELPYSYNAHPSFLDTPSFPSVKEARMLHFWGDKPWKLFSVIGAKKWHEALIQTPFKDAYFNAPFLDHLFESLQNRDKEIHALNKILSFSDKRHSFESLLPRLSSKLLIEFLLFKAKQKVKRLIKRV; translated from the coding sequence GTGGCCAAATTAGAAGAAACGATCGCTCCTTTTAGCGCTTTTTCTAGTATAGAGTTTTTGGATATTACCGATGAAGAATTAGAACCACGCCATAATTATTACAAGCTTGATCCTTTAATAGCTGGTGGAATTAAAAAATTGTATTTAAAACTCAATTCTTTTTCGCAAAAACGCTTTTCTAAAATGATCATGTGCCGTTTCTTTTTTGCCTCCCTTTTCCCCCAATACGAAAAGATGATCATGTTTGATGTGGATACTTTGTTTGTGGGCGATATTAGCGAGAGTTTTTTTATCCCCCTTGATGATCATTATTTTGGGGCTGTGAGAGAAAAAGATTTGATCGCTATGAACAGGAATTCGGCTAAGGATTTATACGAATTACGCCAAATGCACGCCAAAACCATTGGTGTCGCTGACGCTTTCCCCAATTTAAAAGAAGCTCAAATCCTTTTTGACAACTACTTTAACGCCGGGTTTTTAGCCTTAAATTTAAAATCATGGCGTAAAGAAAATCTTGAAAACCAATTGATTGGATTTTTCCTTTTGAAAAATGAAAAACTTTTATTTAACGATCAAGATACTCTGTGTTTTGTGTGCCGTGGTAGGATTTTAGAATTGCCTTATTCATACAATGCCCACCCTAGTTTCCTTGATACGCCCTCATTCCCTAGCGTTAAAGAAGCGCGCATGCTGCATTTTTGGGGCGATAAACCCTGGAAGCTCTTCAGCGTCATTGGCGCAAAAAAATGGCATGAAGCGTTGATTCAAACGCCGTTTAAAGACGCCTATTTTAACGCTCCCTTTTTAGATCACCTCTTTGAATCCCTTCAAAACAGGGATAAAGAAATCCACGCTCTTAATAAAATCCTGTCTTTTTCAGACAAACGGCATTCTTTTGAATCTCTTCTGCCTAGGCTTTCTTCTAAACTCCTTATAGAATTTTTGCTTTTTAAAGCCAAACAAAAAGTGAAGCGATTGATTAAAAGGGTTTAA
- the mnmG gene encoding tRNA uridine-5-carboxymethylaminomethyl(34) synthesis enzyme MnmG has protein sequence MVKESDILVIGGGHAGIEASLIAAKMGARVHLITMLIDTIGLASCNPAIGGLGKGHLTKEVDVLGGAMGIITDNSGLQYRVLNASKGPAVRGTRAQIDMDTYRIFARNLVLNTPNLSVSQEMTESLIIENDEMVGVTTNINNTYKAKKVIITTGTFLKGVVHIGEHQNQNGRFGENASNSLALNLRELGFKVERLKTGTCPRVAGNSIDFEGLEEHFGDTNPPYFSYKTKDFNPTQLSCFITYTNPITHQIIRDNFHRAPLFSGQIEGIGPRYCPSIEDKINRFSEKERHQLFLEPQTIHKSEYYINGLSTSLPLDVQEKVIHSIKGLENALITRYGYAIEYDFIQPTELTHTLETKKIKGLYLAGQINGTTGYEEAAAQGLMAGINAVLALKNQDPFILKRNEAYIGVLIDDLITKGTNEPYRMFTSRAEYRLLLREDNTLFRLGEHAYRLGLMEEDFYKGLKKDQQEIQDNLKRLKECVLTPSKEVLKRLNELDENPINDKVDGVSLLARDSFNLEKMRSFFSFLTPLNERVLEQIKIECKYNIYIEKQHENIAKMDSMLKVSIPKGFVFKGIPGLSLEAVEKLEKFRPKSLFEASEISGITPANLDVLHLYIHLRKNS, from the coding sequence GTGGTAAAAGAAAGTGATATTTTAGTGATTGGTGGGGGGCATGCAGGCATTGAAGCGAGCTTGATTGCAGCCAAAATGGGGGCTAGAGTGCATCTAATCACCATGCTCATAGACACGATCGGTTTGGCGAGCTGTAACCCGGCGATTGGAGGCTTGGGTAAAGGGCATTTGACTAAAGAAGTGGATGTTTTAGGGGGGGCTATGGGGATTATTACGGATAATAGCGGTTTGCAATATCGTGTGTTAAACGCTTCTAAAGGGCCGGCAGTTAGAGGGACTAGGGCGCAAATTGATATGGATACTTACCGCATTTTTGCAAGGAATCTTGTTTTAAACACCCCTAATTTGAGCGTTTCTCAAGAAATGACTGAAAGTTTAATCATTGAAAATGATGAGATGGTGGGCGTAACCACGAACATTAACAACACTTATAAGGCTAAAAAAGTGATCATCACCACAGGCACTTTTTTAAAAGGGGTGGTGCATATTGGCGAGCACCAAAACCAAAACGGGCGCTTTGGGGAAAACGCTTCTAATTCTTTAGCCTTGAATTTAAGGGAGCTTGGCTTTAAGGTGGAAAGGTTAAAAACCGGCACTTGCCCAAGAGTGGCAGGCAATAGCATTGATTTTGAAGGCTTAGAAGAGCATTTTGGGGACACAAACCCTCCCTATTTTAGCTATAAAACCAAAGATTTTAACCCCACCCAACTCTCATGTTTTATCACTTACACCAACCCTATTACCCACCAAATCATTAGGGATAATTTCCACCGAGCTCCCCTATTTAGCGGTCAAATTGAAGGCATAGGCCCAAGGTATTGCCCTAGCATTGAAGATAAGATCAACCGTTTCAGCGAAAAAGAACGCCACCAGCTGTTTTTAGAGCCTCAAACCATCCACAAAAGCGAATATTATATCAACGGCTTAAGCACCTCTTTACCCCTAGATGTGCAAGAAAAGGTCATTCACTCTATCAAAGGCTTAGAAAACGCTCTCATCACGCGCTACGGCTATGCGATAGAGTATGATTTTATCCAGCCCACGGAATTGACCCACACTTTAGAAACCAAAAAAATCAAGGGGCTTTATTTGGCCGGGCAAATCAATGGGACTACCGGCTATGAAGAAGCGGCGGCTCAAGGGCTTATGGCTGGGATTAATGCGGTATTAGCTTTAAAGAATCAAGACCCCTTTATTTTAAAGCGCAATGAAGCTTATATCGGCGTTTTGATTGATGATTTGATTACTAAAGGCACGAATGAGCCTTACAGAATGTTTACCAGCCGAGCCGAATACCGCTTGCTTTTAAGAGAGGACAACACGCTTTTTAGGTTAGGCGAACATGCCTATCGTTTAGGACTTATGGAAGAGGATTTTTATAAGGGATTGAAAAAAGACCAACAAGAGATACAAGACAATCTCAAACGCCTTAAAGAATGCGTCCTTACCCCCAGTAAAGAAGTGTTAAAACGCTTGAATGAATTAGACGAAAACCCTATCAATGACAAGGTTGATGGCGTTAGTTTGTTAGCGCGCGATAGTTTTAATCTAGAAAAAATGCGCTCCTTTTTCAGCTTTTTAACGCCTTTGAATGAGCGGGTTTTAGAGCAGATTAAAATTGAATGCAAATATAATATTTATATTGAAAAGCAACACGAAAATATCGCTAAAATGGATAGCATGCTCAAAGTTTCTATCCCTAAAGGTTTTGTGTTTAAAGGCATTCCAGGCTTAAGCTTAGAAGCGGTAGAAAAGTTAGAAAAATTCCGCCCTAAAAGCCTTTTTGAAGCCTCAGAAATCAGCGGGATCACCCCGGCGAATTTAGATGTTTTGCATTTATACATCCATTTGCGAAAAAACTCTTAA
- a CDS encoding glycosyltransferase family 8 protein, translating to MQEIVPIVVTFDNNYCIPAGVSLFSMLANAKRERERERE from the coding sequence ATGCAAGAGATTGTCCCTATTGTTGTGACTTTTGATAACAATTATTGCATCCCTGCTGGCGTGAGCTTATTTTCCATGCTAGCAAACGCCAAACGAGAGAGAGAGAGAGAGAGAGAGTAA
- the htpG gene encoding molecular chaperone HtpG — protein MSNQEYTFQTEINQLLDLMIHSLYSNKEIFLRELISNASDALDKLNYLMLTDEKLKGLNITPGIHLSFDSQKKTLTIKDNGIGMDKNDLIEHLGTIAKSGTKSFLSALSGDKKKDSALIGQFGVGFYSAFMVASKIVVQTKKVNSDQAYAWVSDGKGKFEISECVKEEQGTEITLFLKDEDSHFASRWEIDSVVKKYSEHIPFPIFLTYTDTKYEGEGDNQKEIKEEKCDQINQASALWKMNKSELKDKDYKEFYQSFAHDNSEPLSYIHNKVEGSLEYTTLFYIPSKAPFDMFRVDYKSGVKLYVKRVFITDDDKELLPSYLRFVKGVIDSEDLPLNVSREILQQNKILANIRSASVKKILSEIERLSKDEKNYHKFYEPFGKVLKEGLYGDFENKEKLLELLRFYSKDKEKLVSLKEYKENLKENQKSIYYLLGENLDLLKASPLLEKYAQKGYDVLLLSDEIDAFVMPGVNEYDKTPFKDASHSESLKELGLEEINDEVKERFKDLMKAFEENLKDEVKGVELSSHLTSAVALIGDEQNAMMANWMRQMGQSVPENKKTLELNPNHAILQKLLKCEDKEQLSAFIWLLYDGAKLLEKGALKDAKSFNERLNSVLLKAL, from the coding sequence ATGTCTAATCAAGAATACACCTTCCAAACTGAAATCAACCAGCTTTTGGATTTGATGATCCACTCTTTGTATTCTAATAAAGAGATTTTTTTAAGAGAGTTGATTTCTAACGCGAGCGACGCTTTGGACAAGCTGAATTATTTAATGCTGACCGATGAAAAATTAAAAGGGCTGAATATCACGCCTGGCATTCATTTGAGTTTTGATAGCCAGAAAAAAACCTTAACGATTAAAGATAATGGTATAGGCATGGATAAAAACGATCTCATTGAGCATCTAGGCACGATCGCTAAATCAGGCACAAAGAGTTTTCTAAGCGCTTTGAGCGGGGATAAGAAAAAAGATAGCGCACTGATTGGCCAATTTGGCGTGGGCTTTTATTCAGCGTTTATGGTAGCGAGTAAGATTGTCGTTCAAACCAAAAAGGTAAATAGCGATCAAGCTTATGCATGGGTGAGCGATGGTAAGGGCAAGTTTGAAATCAGCGAGTGCGTCAAAGAGGAGCAAGGCACAGAAATCACCCTCTTTTTAAAAGATGAAGATTCTCATTTTGCGAGCCGTTGGGAGATTGATAGCGTTGTTAAAAAGTATTCTGAGCATATCCCTTTCCCTATTTTTTTAACTTACACCGATACGAAATACGAGGGCGAAGGGGATAATCAAAAAGAAATTAAAGAAGAAAAATGCGATCAAATCAATCAAGCGAGCGCTTTGTGGAAAATGAATAAGAGCGAGTTAAAAGACAAAGATTACAAAGAGTTTTACCAATCGTTTGCACATGATAACAGCGAACCTTTGAGCTATATCCATAATAAAGTGGAAGGCTCTTTAGAATACACAACGCTTTTTTACATCCCTAGCAAAGCGCCTTTTGACATGTTTAGGGTGGATTATAAGAGCGGAGTCAAACTTTATGTTAAAAGGGTGTTTATCACTGATGATGACAAAGAATTGCTGCCGTCTTATTTGAGGTTTGTTAAAGGCGTGATTGACAGCGAAGATTTACCCTTGAATGTGAGCCGTGAAATCTTGCAGCAAAACAAGATTTTAGCCAATATCCGTTCGGCTTCAGTGAAAAAGATTTTAAGCGAGATTGAGCGCTTGAGCAAGGATGAAAAAAATTACCATAAATTCTATGAGCCTTTTGGGAAAGTGTTAAAAGAAGGCTTGTATGGGGATTTTGAAAACAAAGAAAAACTTTTAGAATTGTTAAGATTCTATTCTAAAGACAAAGAAAAGTTGGTTTCTTTAAAAGAATACAAAGAAAATTTAAAAGAAAATCAAAAAAGCATTTACTACCTTTTAGGCGAAAATTTAGACTTACTAAAGGCGTCTCCGCTTTTAGAAAAATACGCTCAAAAAGGCTATGATGTTTTGTTATTGAGCGATGAGATTGATGCGTTTGTGATGCCAGGCGTGAATGAATACGATAAAACGCCCTTTAAAGACGCTAGCCATAGCGAGAGCCTAAAAGAGCTTGGTTTGGAAGAAATCAACGATGAGGTAAAAGAGCGGTTTAAAGATTTAATGAAAGCGTTTGAAGAAAATCTTAAAGATGAGGTTAAAGGCGTAGAGCTTTCTAGCCATCTCACTTCAGCGGTGGCTTTAATAGGCGATGAACAAAATGCGATGATGGCTAATTGGATGCGTCAAATGGGCCAAAGCGTGCCTGAAAACAAGAAAACTTTAGAATTAAACCCTAACCATGCGATTTTGCAAAAACTCTTAAAATGCGAAGATAAAGAGCAGTTGAGCGCTTTTATCTGGTTGCTTTATGATGGGGCGAAGCTTTTAGAAAAAGGGGCTTTAAAAGACGCTAAAAGCTTTAACGAACGCCTAAATAGCGTGCTATTGAAAGCGCTGTAG